The following coding sequences are from one Natrarchaeobaculum sulfurireducens window:
- a CDS encoding DNA topoisomerase I, whose product MELIITEKDNAARRIADILSGGTYDSSRENGVNVYAWGGKRCVGLSGHVVGVDFPAEYADWRDVEPVELIDAAVEKTATKENIVATLRILSRKANRVTIATDYDREGELIGKEAYDIVREVDEEVPIRRVRFSSITENEVQNAFDEPDDLDFDLAAAGEARQIIDLVWGAALTRFLSLSAGQLGNDFISVGRVQSPTLKLIVDREREIEAFDPEQYWELFAELAKADESFEAQYFYRDDEDNEAERVWEEAVAEEVYETLSSHDAATVVDVTGRTRTDTPPTPFNTTQFIRAASALGYSAQRAMSIAEDLYTAGYITYPRTDNTVYPDDLEPDELLDEFVGHPTLGESAESLLEADEIVPTEGDEETTDHPPIHPTGEIPARGGDVSDDEWEIYELVVRRFYATVADAAVWEHLKVVAEVDDCRLKANGKRLVEPGYHDVYPYFSTAENYVPAVEEGEELGLSDVELEEKETQPPRRYGQSRLIETMEKMGIGTKATRHDILEKLYDRGYVESDPPRPTKLAMAVVEAAENYADRVVSEEMTAQLEADMDAIAGGEATLENVTDESREMLEAIFENLGDSREEIGDHLRKSLKDDKRLGPCPDCGEDLLVRRSRHGSYFVGCDGYPDCEFTLPLPSTGKPLIMERECADHGLNEVKMLAGRQTFVHGCPLCKAEDAGEGPILGACPDCNSEEGGELAIKTLQSGSRLVGCTRYPDCEYSLPLPRRGEIEVTEMRCDEHDLPELVVHSGDEPWELGCPICNYREFQARDSESGSDLESIDGIGAKTVEKLADAGIESLEDLTEADPDAIAEDVDGVSADRVRTWQAEA is encoded by the coding sequence GTGGAGTTGATCATCACCGAGAAGGACAACGCCGCCAGGCGGATCGCCGACATCCTGAGCGGTGGCACCTACGACTCGAGCCGAGAGAACGGCGTCAACGTCTACGCCTGGGGTGGCAAACGTTGTGTGGGACTGTCGGGTCACGTCGTCGGTGTCGACTTCCCCGCTGAATACGCTGACTGGCGGGACGTCGAACCCGTCGAACTGATCGACGCCGCCGTCGAGAAGACGGCGACGAAAGAGAACATCGTCGCGACGCTGCGCATCCTCTCGCGGAAGGCAAATCGCGTGACGATCGCGACCGACTACGACCGTGAGGGTGAACTCATCGGGAAGGAAGCCTACGATATCGTCCGCGAGGTGGACGAAGAGGTCCCGATTCGGCGCGTTCGGTTCTCCTCGATCACCGAAAACGAGGTTCAGAACGCCTTCGACGAACCCGACGATCTCGACTTCGATCTGGCGGCTGCCGGCGAGGCTCGACAGATCATCGACCTCGTCTGGGGGGCGGCACTCACCCGATTCCTCTCGCTGTCGGCCGGCCAGCTCGGCAACGACTTCATCTCCGTCGGGCGCGTCCAGTCGCCGACGCTGAAGCTGATCGTCGATCGCGAGCGTGAGATCGAGGCGTTCGATCCCGAACAGTACTGGGAGCTGTTCGCAGAGCTAGCGAAAGCCGACGAATCCTTCGAGGCCCAGTACTTCTACCGCGACGACGAGGACAACGAGGCCGAACGCGTCTGGGAGGAGGCCGTCGCCGAGGAGGTCTACGAGACGCTCTCGAGTCACGACGCGGCGACCGTCGTCGACGTCACCGGCCGCACCCGGACCGATACGCCGCCGACGCCGTTCAACACCACCCAGTTCATCCGCGCGGCCAGCGCACTCGGCTACTCCGCCCAGCGAGCGATGTCGATCGCCGAGGACCTCTACACCGCCGGCTATATCACCTACCCGCGGACGGACAACACCGTCTACCCCGACGACTTAGAGCCCGACGAGTTGCTCGACGAGTTCGTCGGCCACCCGACGCTCGGCGAGTCCGCCGAAAGCCTGCTCGAGGCCGACGAGATCGTCCCCACGGAGGGCGACGAGGAGACGACCGACCACCCGCCGATCCACCCGACCGGCGAGATCCCCGCTCGCGGCGGCGACGTGAGCGACGACGAGTGGGAGATCTACGAACTCGTCGTCCGTCGGTTCTACGCGACGGTCGCCGACGCGGCCGTCTGGGAGCACCTCAAGGTCGTCGCCGAAGTCGATGACTGCCGACTCAAAGCCAACGGCAAGCGGCTCGTCGAACCCGGCTACCACGACGTCTATCCGTACTTCAGCACCGCGGAGAACTACGTCCCGGCCGTCGAAGAAGGCGAAGAACTCGGGCTCTCCGACGTCGAACTCGAGGAGAAAGAGACCCAGCCGCCGCGACGCTACGGCCAGTCGCGGCTCATCGAGACGATGGAGAAGATGGGCATCGGGACGAAAGCGACCCGCCACGACATCCTCGAGAAACTGTACGACCGCGGCTACGTCGAGAGCGACCCGCCGCGGCCGACGAAACTCGCGATGGCCGTCGTCGAGGCTGCCGAGAACTACGCCGACCGGGTCGTCTCAGAAGAGATGACCGCCCAGCTCGAGGCGGATATGGACGCCATCGCGGGCGGCGAGGCAACCCTCGAGAACGTCACTGACGAATCTCGGGAGATGCTCGAGGCGATCTTCGAGAACCTCGGTGACTCCCGCGAGGAGATCGGCGACCACCTTCGGAAGTCGCTCAAAGACGACAAGCGCCTGGGGCCGTGTCCGGACTGTGGCGAGGACCTGTTGGTCCGACGGAGCCGTCACGGCTCGTACTTCGTCGGCTGTGACGGCTATCCCGACTGTGAGTTTACGCTCCCGCTGCCCTCGACGGGCAAGCCGCTGATCATGGAACGCGAGTGTGCAGACCACGGGCTGAACGAGGTCAAGATGCTCGCGGGTCGGCAGACGTTCGTCCACGGCTGTCCGCTCTGTAAGGCCGAAGACGCCGGCGAGGGACCGATCCTCGGGGCGTGTCCGGACTGTAATTCGGAGGAGGGCGGCGAACTCGCGATCAAGACGCTCCAGAGCGGCTCCCGGCTCGTCGGCTGTACGCGCTACCCCGACTGTGAATACTCGCTGCCGCTGCCCCGTCGGGGCGAGATCGAGGTCACCGAGATGCGCTGTGACGAACACGACCTGCCCGAACTCGTCGTCCACAGCGGCGACGAGCCCTGGGAACTGGGCTGTCCGATCTGTAACTACCGGGAGTTCCAGGCTCGAGACTCCGAAAGCGGCTCCGACCTCGAGTCGATCGACGGCATCGGCGCGAAAACGGTCGAAAAGCTCGCCGACGCGGGAATCGAGAGCCTCGAGGACCTTACCGAGGCCGACCCCGACGCCATCGCCGAAGACGTCGACGGCGTCAGCGCCGACCGGGTTCGGACCTGGCAGGCGGAGGCCTGA
- a CDS encoding sensor histidine kinase: MDNGAWSPTDSTASATVLVIGDAPEWVATVSSTLESTPEPLTVETEADVDSALERLRADVIDCLLCRVDSFDRTQTALDRSADELRPPPIVCWGTADEPGSVLENGAADVIDPSLADDRARVVARRIRTVAERYRAARSATTYWSIFEHLPDAAVVHDQSGSFLEVNREVSTLLGYDEATLYDLSVDDLETTFDAEALESMVVELEPGESKTVEGRNERADGTEIPVRVSFRRIDDGTGPRVIASLRDLSELKARERDLERSLDLLEQTEEIANAGGWELDVRSDSLRLTDGTRHILGLEADATPTIDDVLMKYHPSDRSRLDEAVSAAIQTGVGFEEMARLETTDGPVRQLRLRGEAYQRNGETVRLRGAIWDVTDWMEAQSELNQREAHLSQAQSVANLGSWSKDLQSDEISWSDEVYAIYGLERDDEPIDHQRFLSLVHPEDRQRVDREWERAKRGAPYDVEHRIVTTDNETKWVRQKAELSFADGEPVSAIGVVQDITDRKTYERRLEAQNEHLEILNRIVRHDVRNRMNVIAGYAALLEERSDEPTPLAETIRSVADELVSISERIRTANQLLSDETEVIPLPVDLLVEDALDEVTETHDELEYDCDLDDGLWIWGSEAIGLALENVLENAIEHNDASTPRIEVTADAAPDDDVVILEVADNGPGVPPTERELLTGDRQRSQLEHSSGLGLWLVDWIVSSVDGSLSIDTDDGDGTAITFAFPAAAPTDVTLPCER, translated from the coding sequence GTGGATAACGGAGCGTGGTCACCAACGGACTCCACAGCGTCAGCGACGGTTCTCGTCATCGGAGACGCTCCCGAGTGGGTCGCCACCGTCTCGTCGACGCTCGAGAGTACACCCGAGCCGTTGACCGTCGAGACCGAAGCGGACGTCGACAGCGCGCTCGAGCGCCTCAGAGCCGACGTGATCGACTGCTTGCTCTGTCGCGTCGACTCGTTCGACCGGACTCAGACGGCACTCGACCGGTCGGCCGACGAACTGCGACCGCCACCGATCGTCTGCTGGGGGACCGCCGACGAGCCGGGGTCGGTACTCGAAAACGGCGCTGCAGACGTTATCGACCCGTCGCTCGCTGACGACCGCGCTCGAGTCGTCGCACGCCGCATCAGAACGGTTGCCGAGCGGTATCGGGCAGCACGTTCGGCGACCACGTACTGGTCGATCTTCGAACACCTGCCTGACGCCGCCGTCGTCCACGATCAGTCGGGTTCGTTTCTCGAGGTGAACCGCGAGGTATCGACGCTGCTCGGATACGATGAAGCGACGCTATACGACCTCTCGGTTGACGACCTCGAGACGACGTTCGACGCCGAGGCGCTCGAGTCGATGGTCGTCGAACTCGAACCCGGCGAGTCGAAGACAGTCGAGGGACGAAACGAGCGGGCGGACGGAACCGAAATCCCCGTGCGGGTCAGCTTCCGTCGCATCGACGACGGGACGGGGCCGCGAGTCATTGCATCACTTCGTGACCTCTCGGAACTGAAAGCTCGCGAACGCGACCTCGAGCGCAGCCTCGACTTGCTCGAACAGACAGAAGAGATCGCAAACGCTGGTGGCTGGGAACTAGACGTTCGAAGCGATTCGTTGCGGTTGACCGATGGCACTCGGCACATTCTCGGCCTCGAGGCGGACGCGACGCCGACGATCGACGATGTGCTAATGAAATACCACCCGTCGGATCGTTCCCGCCTCGACGAGGCCGTCTCGGCCGCGATTCAGACGGGCGTCGGCTTCGAGGAGATGGCACGCCTCGAGACGACCGACGGCCCGGTTAGACAACTTCGACTCCGCGGGGAAGCCTACCAACGAAACGGCGAAACCGTCAGACTCCGTGGAGCGATCTGGGACGTCACCGATTGGATGGAGGCTCAATCGGAGCTCAACCAGCGGGAGGCACACCTCTCACAGGCACAGTCGGTGGCCAATCTCGGCAGTTGGTCGAAAGACCTCCAGTCGGACGAAATCTCCTGGTCCGACGAGGTTTACGCGATTTACGGCCTCGAGAGAGACGACGAGCCGATCGACCATCAGCGGTTTCTTTCGCTCGTCCACCCTGAGGACCGACAGCGAGTCGACCGGGAGTGGGAGCGAGCCAAACGCGGCGCGCCCTACGATGTCGAACACCGGATCGTGACCACCGACAACGAGACGAAATGGGTCAGACAAAAAGCCGAACTGTCGTTCGCCGACGGTGAGCCGGTAAGCGCGATCGGCGTCGTCCAAGACATCACCGACCGCAAGACGTACGAACGACGTCTCGAGGCCCAGAACGAACACCTCGAGATTCTGAACCGAATCGTTCGCCACGACGTGCGAAATCGGATGAACGTCATCGCCGGCTACGCTGCGTTGCTCGAAGAACGATCTGACGAGCCGACACCACTCGCTGAAACTATCAGGTCAGTTGCAGACGAGCTGGTCTCGATCAGCGAGCGGATCAGAACCGCAAACCAGTTGCTCTCGGATGAGACGGAGGTGATTCCACTCCCGGTCGACCTGCTCGTCGAAGACGCACTCGACGAGGTGACCGAAACGCACGACGAACTCGAGTATGACTGCGATCTCGACGATGGACTCTGGATCTGGGGGTCTGAAGCCATCGGACTCGCTCTCGAAAACGTCCTCGAAAACGCGATCGAACACAACGACGCGTCGACCCCCCGGATCGAGGTCACGGCGGATGCAGCTCCCGACGATGACGTCGTCATCCTCGAGGTCGCGGACAACGGGCCCGGCGTTCCCCCAACCGAACGAGAGCTCCTCACCGGCGACCGACAACGCTCACAACTCGAACATTCGAGCGGGCTCGGGCTCTGGCTCGTCGACTGGATCGTCTCGAGCGTCGACGGCTCGCTCTCGATCGATACCGACGACGGTGATGGAACCGCCATCACGTTCGCGTTCCCGGCTGCGGCACCGACGGACGTCACGCTTCCGTGCGAACGGTAG
- a CDS encoding gamma carbonic anhydrase family protein yields MLRSFDGREPQIADSAYVDEAAVVIGDVIVEADASVWPNVTLRGDHGTITVGEGANVQDNAVCHESAVLEPYSTVGHSAIVHDATVGERALVGMNAVVLDGARVGDGAVVAAGSVVTEGTDVPPKTLVAGAPAEPKTEVDDPRLETTADRYVELSRRYAETSRRLE; encoded by the coding sequence ATGCTCAGATCGTTCGACGGACGAGAACCACAGATCGCCGACTCGGCTTACGTCGACGAGGCCGCGGTCGTCATCGGCGACGTGATCGTCGAGGCCGACGCCAGTGTCTGGCCGAACGTGACCCTCCGCGGTGACCACGGCACGATCACCGTCGGCGAGGGTGCGAACGTCCAGGACAACGCCGTCTGTCACGAGTCGGCCGTCCTCGAGCCGTATTCGACGGTCGGCCACAGCGCCATCGTCCACGACGCCACCGTCGGTGAACGCGCGCTGGTCGGGATGAATGCGGTCGTCCTCGACGGTGCTCGTGTCGGTGATGGCGCCGTCGTCGCCGCCGGCAGCGTCGTCACCGAAGGGACCGACGTCCCGCCGAAGACCCTCGTCGCTGGCGCTCCCGCCGAACCCAAGACCGAAGTCGACGATCCTCGACTCGAGACGACGGCCGACCGGTACGTCGAACTCTCGAGGCGCTACGCCGAGACGTCGCGTCGGCTCGAGTGA
- a CDS encoding DUF5799 family protein, whose product MSDSPWTDRIVGDRMTVDQEFASRIANSEFSNQQWSLIMTATEFEIDHPDDPDRARIVANTEKVDQIIPELENVQAGMGAMGGPGGAQGSNGSSSGGLVDSIKGALGFGDGGDAHDDQLEAAERLTQEYAEELQAHLEAQGKWDTVREAAATRD is encoded by the coding sequence ATGAGCGACTCGCCGTGGACCGACCGGATCGTCGGCGACCGAATGACCGTCGACCAGGAGTTCGCTTCGCGAATCGCGAACTCCGAGTTTTCGAACCAGCAGTGGAGCCTCATCATGACCGCGACGGAGTTCGAGATCGACCACCCCGACGACCCCGATCGAGCGCGGATCGTCGCCAACACGGAGAAGGTCGACCAGATCATCCCCGAACTCGAGAACGTCCAGGCCGGGATGGGCGCGATGGGCGGCCCCGGAGGCGCTCAAGGCTCGAACGGTAGCTCCTCTGGCGGCCTCGTCGACTCGATCAAGGGCGCACTCGGCTTCGGCGACGGTGGGGATGCTCACGACGACCAACTCGAGGCCGCCGAACGGCTCACCCAGGAGTACGCCGAGGAGTTACAGGCCCACCTCGAGGCCCAAGGCAAGTGGGACACGGTGCGGGAGGCTGCTGCCACTCGGGACTAA
- a CDS encoding DUF7545 family protein gives MSDDVATVTLTIDADDDTTDEVEVPAGLLDLVAEGDQSSAETVGDVVLLSFASRAHHIVHHGHDADEELEAQEQHIMDLFEERFGVTFGEATGHQH, from the coding sequence ATGTCTGACGACGTAGCAACTGTAACCCTCACGATCGACGCCGACGACGACACGACTGACGAAGTCGAGGTTCCTGCGGGCCTGCTCGACCTCGTCGCGGAAGGCGATCAGTCGTCTGCTGAGACGGTCGGTGACGTGGTCTTGCTCTCCTTTGCCAGCCGCGCCCACCATATCGTCCACCACGGCCACGACGCCGACGAAGAGCTCGAGGCCCAGGAACAGCACATCATGGACCTCTTCGAAGAGCGATTCGGCGTCACCTTCGGCGAAGCGACCGGCCACCAGCACTGA
- a CDS encoding DUF7282 domain-containing protein — MKPGTLVVVTVALALVASGIALPLLGGGFDGLTGDESEPGDDRETGFEEAIENDGSGSATDDGEGIDGEVIDIDGSDLELVSMAAPSEQSPLEDGEQSSPGNDSDAATDGGVTYTTLAQETEDDADAVEAGVEAAIELVQAQGVEVSQEQETAALEGASASAAQHQEASAEQVQAATTGSVSGALLQEQRVDGEQIQYAVGGATDGALSQYQTANATQLQHAAWGATHGAIAQEQRVTVEQLQVAAAGGAAGAATEAGEQGVDHKPTIQEAAQGAAYGVLEQYQTITAEQRQQITLEHVQHAAAGAAAGAVEGSTEAALTQDQRIEVEQGQMVDFKQVQKAAKGAAKGALEQRQDVTVEQTQSAAWGASAGALKQVQSVDVEQVQRASIGQLQEAAHGAAHGAISQSQEATVEQIQAAADGAAHGALVQHQAVSITQVQYAATGAAKGALETAVQEQIVEVEQIQAAAWGASEGTVTQTQLVDVTQVQQLARGGAGGALLQHQEATVEQLQFAAKSACEETARVVQDQRISVTQLQILAGETAADATAYAVAEGITDELEIVQYVEVEVVQNLEEIDELEGTASISISDQESDGETVVVDQVDLSEGGFVAIYGGVAADVDPDALLGASGYLEPGEHEDLEIELDEPLEESGPIVAAAHHDTTGDETFQYAETDGTEDEPYVTEGGAPVVDGAFVTVDDPEPEPEATLSVADQEGDGETLLIDEANASVDSLISAEYDGERVDSEVFDADESVEAFDLTLEPALEDDATVDVSVRDAETDDELASETIAYTFEEVPPDPSEPEASLSVADQDGDGELLFVDEASASVDSLLTVTDADGERIGENGPYTGNETISSVPVPLDPALEGDATLEVAVVDAADDEVLESESIEYTLEEEPPEPPEPEATLEVSDQAGDGESVVVDEASATVPYALAVTDEAGEQLGLSIPFTADETVENESIGLDPALEDDGPLEVSVVSLDGLDDPGEADEIDGDEPVLASETLEYTIDPTPPAYDVEFVTCQQAEITGEFEDGDSVIVATGFYESGGFGNTLGEYGLTVGADVDAPLEGTISFEIGEDFTITETDEGATVEVPPGDFGAAITGIASPEAIPGEIDHPNPDASDCIAEVRPELPEITVLETEPGEDAIDVTFGYENPNDAALFVGSEFVEGTTADDPIEELEAGTGEFTAEWTPETDDERLVWAVDMSFYEYDEVLTAETPPAGEIDPPEPDEGEFAVSIVDVTDPVTQGDPLEVDAELENVGEEAATQNVTLAVDDDERDVIEVSLEPGDTESVTLTGETDDLEPGEYPISVSSEDETAEGTVTIEPVDEAGEFVIVDLSGPSSGVAGEGVTVAATITNAGDGPDEQTVTYSVDDEVLDEETVELDSGGFTTVTFSSTLSAGESTHTVSTDDDEASLTIEGLEVPGTDEVPADEVPGDDVEDEDDPDEPDDTEPDEEVPPPDDDATDADDPDIDDEPPEDEDDGADDEAGFDEPTDDPDDEDAESAVAGTGGDSLESGSESGVTTGTVFAVAG, encoded by the coding sequence ATGAAGCCCGGAACGCTCGTGGTCGTGACCGTCGCGCTTGCGCTCGTCGCAAGCGGTATCGCGTTGCCGCTTCTCGGTGGCGGGTTCGATGGACTCACCGGAGACGAATCCGAACCGGGCGACGACCGGGAGACCGGGTTCGAGGAAGCGATCGAGAACGACGGTTCCGGGTCAGCGACCGACGATGGCGAGGGAATCGACGGCGAGGTGATCGACATCGATGGATCCGACCTCGAGTTGGTTTCGATGGCGGCTCCGTCCGAGCAGTCACCGCTCGAAGACGGCGAACAGTCGTCCCCCGGGAACGATTCGGACGCAGCGACCGACGGCGGCGTCACCTACACGACGCTCGCCCAGGAGACTGAAGACGACGCCGACGCCGTCGAAGCGGGCGTCGAGGCCGCGATCGAACTGGTTCAGGCCCAGGGCGTCGAGGTGAGCCAGGAACAGGAGACCGCGGCGCTCGAGGGGGCCAGCGCGTCTGCTGCCCAGCACCAGGAGGCGTCGGCCGAGCAGGTCCAGGCTGCGACGACGGGGAGCGTCTCCGGCGCCCTGTTGCAAGAACAGCGCGTCGATGGCGAACAGATCCAGTACGCCGTCGGCGGTGCGACCGACGGGGCGCTCTCGCAGTACCAGACGGCGAACGCAACACAGTTGCAACACGCCGCCTGGGGGGCGACCCACGGTGCCATCGCCCAGGAACAGCGCGTGACCGTCGAACAGCTCCAGGTCGCCGCGGCTGGCGGGGCCGCAGGCGCTGCGACCGAGGCTGGCGAACAGGGAGTCGACCACAAGCCGACGATCCAGGAGGCTGCCCAGGGTGCTGCTTACGGCGTCCTCGAGCAGTACCAGACGATCACGGCCGAACAGCGCCAGCAGATCACCCTCGAGCACGTCCAGCACGCTGCAGCGGGGGCCGCCGCGGGCGCGGTCGAGGGATCGACCGAAGCCGCCCTGACGCAGGACCAGCGGATCGAGGTCGAACAGGGTCAGATGGTCGACTTCAAACAGGTTCAGAAGGCCGCGAAAGGGGCCGCAAAGGGCGCACTCGAGCAGCGCCAGGACGTGACAGTCGAGCAAACCCAGTCGGCAGCCTGGGGGGCGAGTGCAGGAGCACTGAAACAGGTGCAGTCGGTCGACGTCGAGCAGGTCCAGCGCGCCTCGATCGGTCAGCTCCAGGAAGCGGCCCACGGCGCGGCACACGGGGCGATCAGTCAGAGTCAGGAGGCGACCGTCGAGCAGATCCAGGCCGCGGCTGACGGCGCAGCACACGGCGCGCTCGTCCAGCATCAGGCAGTTTCGATCACGCAGGTCCAGTACGCGGCGACGGGAGCCGCCAAAGGGGCGCTCGAGACGGCCGTTCAGGAACAGATCGTCGAGGTCGAACAGATCCAGGCCGCCGCGTGGGGCGCGAGCGAAGGAACGGTGACACAGACGCAGCTCGTCGACGTCACGCAGGTCCAGCAGCTCGCGAGAGGCGGCGCGGGCGGCGCGTTGCTCCAGCACCAGGAAGCGACGGTCGAACAGCTCCAGTTCGCGGCCAAAAGCGCCTGCGAGGAGACCGCCAGGGTCGTCCAGGACCAGCGGATCAGCGTCACGCAACTCCAGATCCTGGCCGGCGAGACGGCCGCGGACGCGACCGCCTACGCCGTCGCCGAAGGGATCACCGACGAACTCGAGATCGTCCAGTACGTCGAAGTAGAGGTCGTCCAGAACCTCGAGGAGATCGACGAACTCGAGGGGACGGCCTCGATCTCTATCTCGGATCAGGAGAGCGACGGCGAGACGGTCGTCGTCGATCAGGTCGACCTCTCTGAAGGTGGCTTCGTGGCGATCTACGGCGGCGTCGCCGCGGACGTCGATCCCGACGCCCTCCTGGGTGCATCGGGCTACCTCGAGCCGGGCGAGCATGAGGACCTCGAGATCGAACTCGACGAACCGCTCGAGGAGAGCGGCCCGATCGTCGCCGCGGCCCACCACGACACGACCGGCGACGAGACGTTCCAGTACGCTGAGACCGACGGAACGGAGGACGAGCCGTACGTCACCGAGGGCGGCGCACCGGTCGTCGACGGCGCGTTCGTCACGGTCGACGACCCCGAGCCGGAGCCCGAGGCCACCCTCTCCGTGGCCGACCAGGAGGGCGATGGCGAGACGCTCCTGATCGACGAGGCCAACGCGAGCGTCGACTCCCTGATCAGCGCCGAGTACGACGGCGAACGCGTCGACAGCGAGGTGTTCGACGCCGACGAGTCCGTCGAGGCGTTCGATCTCACACTCGAGCCAGCACTCGAGGACGACGCGACGGTCGACGTCTCGGTTCGCGACGCCGAGACCGACGACGAACTGGCGAGCGAGACGATCGCGTACACGTTCGAGGAGGTGCCACCAGACCCCTCCGAACCGGAGGCCAGCCTCTCCGTGGCCGACCAGGACGGTGACGGCGAACTGCTCTTCGTCGACGAGGCGAGCGCGTCGGTCGACTCCCTCCTGACCGTCACCGACGCCGACGGCGAGCGAATCGGCGAAAACGGCCCGTACACCGGAAACGAAACGATCTCGAGCGTTCCCGTCCCGCTCGATCCGGCGCTCGAGGGCGACGCAACGCTCGAGGTGGCCGTTGTCGACGCGGCCGACGACGAGGTCCTCGAGAGCGAGTCGATCGAGTACACGCTCGAGGAAGAACCGCCGGAGCCACCCGAACCCGAGGCGACGCTCGAGGTCTCGGACCAGGCGGGTGACGGCGAGTCGGTCGTCGTCGACGAGGCGAGTGCGACGGTTCCGTACGCGCTCGCTGTCACCGACGAGGCTGGCGAACAACTGGGACTGAGTATTCCGTTCACGGCCGACGAGACCGTCGAGAACGAGTCGATCGGGCTCGACCCGGCGCTCGAGGACGACGGCCCGCTCGAGGTGAGCGTCGTCTCGCTCGACGGCCTGGACGACCCCGGCGAGGCCGACGAAATCGACGGCGACGAACCGGTGCTCGCGAGCGAGACGCTCGAGTACACGATCGATCCGACGCCACCCGCCTACGACGTCGAGTTCGTCACCTGCCAGCAGGCGGAGATCACCGGCGAGTTCGAGGACGGCGACTCGGTGATCGTCGCCACCGGGTTCTACGAATCCGGCGGCTTCGGCAACACCCTGGGCGAGTACGGCCTCACGGTCGGTGCGGACGTCGACGCGCCGCTCGAGGGGACGATCTCGTTCGAGATCGGCGAGGACTTCACGATAACGGAGACCGACGAGGGCGCGACCGTCGAGGTCCCACCGGGTGACTTCGGCGCGGCGATCACTGGCATCGCCTCGCCTGAAGCGATCCCCGGTGAGATCGATCACCCGAACCCCGACGCGAGCGACTGTATCGCCGAGGTCCGACCCGAACTGCCCGAGATCACCGTCCTCGAGACTGAACCCGGCGAAGACGCCATCGACGTCACCTTCGGGTACGAGAACCCCAACGACGCCGCGCTGTTCGTCGGCAGCGAGTTCGTCGAGGGCACCACCGCAGACGACCCGATTGAGGAACTCGAGGCTGGCACAGGCGAGTTCACCGCCGAGTGGACGCCAGAAACGGACGACGAACGACTCGTCTGGGCGGTCGATATGAGCTTCTACGAGTACGACGAGGTGCTGACCGCCGAGACGCCGCCGGCCGGTGAGATCGACCCACCCGAGCCCGACGAGGGCGAGTTCGCCGTCTCGATCGTCGACGTCACCGATCCAGTGACGCAGGGTGACCCACTTGAGGTCGACGCCGAACTCGAGAACGTCGGCGAGGAGGCGGCGACACAGAACGTCACGCTCGCGGTCGACGACGACGAACGCGACGTGATCGAGGTGTCACTCGAGCCCGGCGACACCGAGTCCGTCACCCTGACTGGCGAGACCGACGACCTCGAGCCCGGCGAGTACCCCATCTCGGTCTCGAGCGAGGACGAGACGGCCGAGGGCACCGTCACGATCGAGCCCGTAGACGAAGCGGGCGAGTTCGTGATCGTCGACCTTTCGGGCCCCTCGAGCGGCGTGGCAGGCGAAGGCGTGACCGTCGCCGCGACGATCACGAACGCCGGCGACGGCCCGGACGAGCAAACGGTGACCTACAGCGTCGACGACGAGGTGCTCGACGAAGAGACGGTCGAACTCGATTCCGGCGGCTTCACGACGGTGACGTTCTCGTCGACGCTGTCGGCGGGTGAGTCGACCCACACCGTTTCGACCGACGATGACGAGGCCTCGCTGACCATCGAGGGCCTCGAGGTCCCCGGTACGGACGAAGTCCCAGCGGATGAAGTTCCCGGGGACGACGTCGAAGACGAGGACGATCCCGATGAGCCGGACGACACCGAACCGGACGAGGAGGTTCCACCGCCAGACGACGACGCGACGGACGCCGACGATCCGGACATCGACGATGAGCCACCCGAGGACGAGGATGACGGCGCTGACGACGAAGCCGGCTTCGACGAGCCGACCGACGACCCTGACGACGAGGATGCCGAGTCGGCCGTCGCCGGAACCGGCGGAGACTCACTCGAGTCCGGCAGCGAGTCTGGTGTAACTACCGGAACCGTGTTTGCGGTCGCAGGGTGA